TCCCACTATTCATATACCCAAACAACTCTcaaatgtacttcagttttaataatatagatgtgtAGACATAAAtactaagaccatgattaagcTCAGTATCTTAATTGGGGTTATTTGCTTCGGTTAAGAGAcagtttttatctttttttagattttaactaagaaaaactaagaaccgtctcttaagtaagagatataagaaccgtctcttagtCGAAAagtgtaaacaaaaaaacaaaaaaaatatcaaatcatgaaTTAAGAACCCCGGCTAAAAGACCGGGGTTAATCATACCCTAACGTCTCTCTTGATGCAACTAGATGACAGTAAATTTCCATAAAACACTAAAATGATGATTTTGGCTTAATTGTCTTacaatagattaaaaaaattaaaccatttaccaagtttataacattttttacatattatatatcatatacgtgTCATGTCACGTTTGCTATGGATTGTtatcaattggtgaagatggtttcggaacctgAAGAATAGCTAGCATTTGAAGGCTACCTGGAAAATATTAAGCTTCTTAGAAGaagtttcctcaactcagaAATCATTCATGTTTTTCGAACGGCGAACCTcaaggcggatagcttagcaacACAGTGATAGAAAACAACCGTTTTTCGTCGTACATATACAGAGTTACCACTTTGTTTTACAGAGTCAACACGAGTCTGTGaatgtttgctgtcaaaaaagaaaaaatatatatatatatatatatatcatatacgtgCTGACAAACCAGGATATATTGactaaaaacatttaattaatttactaaaattaaatatccaaCGTATAAGAATTATTCAACTCAACAATGTCACGAATTTTAATTGTTTGGAGTTTGACTAGTTATATTACATGAATCATCAATGATATTGCCAAAAATCGAAAATTCGAGAATGATTATAAATAGAGCGATAAAAACTAACACATTGTATATTTGCTTTGGTGAAAAAACTGCTGACTGAACATAAAATCTttgtatgaaaaaataaataatcataggAGAGAGAGTAAATTGTGTATAGGCCAACACCGAAGAGGAAAACATCATCCACAAGTTTGCAGTTGTGTATAGACACCGCGCACAAAAACATCATCAAAGATCTTTTGAGAAAGGTAATAAGATATTTACTTTCCCATGGCTCTTCTTACACCACATAGTTTATCTCACTCACACGTGCGGATTCACCGACTTACAAAGGAGATCACACCTACTAATGTCAAAACTAAGGGTAATATAGTCATTATCGTATCGAAGAAATGTCTGAACGGAGAAGAGGAGTTTCCGTTATCCTTTTTATATAAtctctgttttttatttttctcttgtCATTTCTTTcgttgatttaattaattaattaacagaTAAAAATCTGAACTTTCTTCTCCTCTCTCGAGCCTCAAGCGACCAATCTAATTAGGGTTTTTGTGAATCTTCATcccaatttcaaaatttcaattaCTTCACTCTGTTTTCTCTATCAGCTCCGAAAGCATGATTTCAGATTCGATCACCAACGCTTCTGCTACATCAGCTCCAAGCGCGAGGGATTTCGCAAAGAAGAAGAGGGTAAAGCTCTTTCTGTTCAAATCTCCTTAAACCTCATCTCTTTTATATGAAATTGATTggctttttttggttttgtgattGCATTGCGTTGGCAGAACAATAAGTCTGCGGCTAAGCTGAAGCAGAACAAGCTCGGTCTCCGCCGCGAGCAATGGCTTTCTCAAGGTATCATTGTAAAGCCTTCATCTTTTCACTTGTGTCTCTCTCCTAAAGACTAAAGTTGTTGCCTTTTGCCGTTtggttaatatatttgattatgggttttggttttggttttggttttcacTATTAGTTGCGGTGACCAATAAGGTCTGTAAGGAGGAGAAGAGTGCCAAGCCTGATCAGAGAGATAAGCCAGTGGAGCGTAGAGAAGAGGATAGTAACGGTGGGAATGTTGATGTTCGTCATGAGAGCTTTATGGAGTCACCTTCAAACAGCTCCATGGGAGGCACTGATATAAGCACTAACTTCAGTGGGAGTAGTAGTACCAGCAGTGACTTTTGCTCTGGTAACATAACTGAAGAGGATAATGGTGAAGAGTGTGTGGATGATTGGGAAGCTCTTGCTGATGCATTAGCTGCCGAGGAAGAGAATCTCCTCCATGAGTCTGTTAAGGAGAAAGAGAGTGTTGGACAATCAGCTTCTAATGCGGATGATTCGATCAACAGAGATGCAGAGCAGGATTGTTTGAGAATGCCATCAAGGAAGCAAAAGAGCAATCGAGCTTGGAGGCCTGACGATAACCTTCGCCCTCAGGGGCTACCTAATCTGGGGAAGCAGCTTAGTTTCCCGGAGCTGGACAAGCGTTATAGCACTGTCTCGATTCCGTCTTCATGTCCCATCTGCTATGAAGACTTGGACTTGACTGATTCGAGTTTCCTTCCATGTCCTTGCGGGTTCAGGCTCTGTCTCTTCTGCCACAAGACTATTTGCGATGGAGATGGGCGTTGTCCAGGGTGCAGGAAACCGTATGAAGTACAGAATGCCATCAAGGCTGAGACTAGTGTTCAAGGTGGTGGTTTCACTATTCGGTTGGCTCGTTCTTCTAGcatgttttgcaggttttgaaaaaaaaatgagaggTGTGGTTTTGGTAAAGCCGTGTTGTTTCTCTGTGTTTCATCCCCGCATTCTTGCTTTAGGTAATGTGGGTATAGTGTTGTCATTTGGCACTCGAGAACTTTgatctttgttttctttgtcaTGGAACACTGTGGTGATGGTGATGTAGTGTGGTGTGTGAATACATAAAAAGGTGGTACAGAAaattcaaatatagagtttcaatAGTGCTTGTTTGGTCTGCAACGATTCATGTGATGATAATACCATTAAAGGTCTAAGAGTTATTATGTTGTTATAGAGTTATAATACCCAAGTTACTCATTACCAGGGCTTTGCTTTATACAATCATCTGAGATCAGTTCTCATTATTTGTTCCTTGAGCGTAATTCATCGTCTTTAACATTATTATTTGGAAATTTCTGATTATTTTATGATTAGCCAACTTTCATATAACCAGCTTACAATCTcttgtaagaaaaaaacatgacaTCTCTaatgaataataatataatagttttgtgGTTTATCTCTACCATTTACATTGCTAACATAGTCTATGAATAAGCCCTGTTTCTCTGTCAACACTGAGTTTTTTactcagcaaaaaaaaagacaccaGGGGGTGGAAAATTGTATAGGTGATTAAGCTTTTTAAAGATCATGTCATGGTAGTCTGCTTGGGAAAGCTCAGATCTTTGTGCGTTTGAGCTGCAAGGGAACAGATGAGTCCAAGGAGTAGACATTCTCTGTTTCTAGCTCTCTCTTGTTAATACTCTTTGTGAAAGATAAATCTTCAACTTTAATCAGAGAATCTCTTATTCTTCTTACATCCGAGAGTTTTACCGGCTTCAGTAAGAAATCTTCAGCCCCTTCTTCAAGACATCtgcatatataaacaaaaatagaatttagtacaatttcaataaagtttattaattttctGGATCAATAAATTTCTGTGCAGGTCTGTTTTGTTGTGTATGTAGCAAACACTATAACATGGCCAAATCATATATTGAGTTGGccattttataatttctatagagaaaaaatattattctttttatttaatttggtcCAGAGAAAAGCATGTGATTTCACAATACCTACCAAAGATTAGGCAAACAATTTCCAACTATTTTTATTGTATAATATCACAATCACCAGAAACAGAATCAAATCTCGAAAGTAAAAGatttagaaacataaaaatcaTCTTGGGACCCATGACAAATCACCAAATCTCACATTTGAATAATTATGCAATCACCACCACTGATGGCTGGTTTAAAAACTAATCAAATAACATGATGATCTATCTAATATATTGGGGTTAAAATTAAATGTACCATAAACATCATTCAAGACATCTCAACTTTACTATAACTTTTTGACTAGATGATCTACATGCAAGGAACAGCATGAAAATATACCTATCAATACGAGGCAAAATGTTCTCAGATGACATAACCACCACAGGCACATCTCTGAAAGCTGACGATTCCTGTGAAAAAAATACAGATTAGATTAgcataaatatttagatttaactAACTGAATTCAACAAAATCATCAGATTGTATAGTAATTCCTTAAAGAGGGTTTGCTTACTTTGATCTTCTTCAAGAGTTCATATCCAGTCATTCCGGGCATAGAGTAATCCGTCATGATCAAATTAACTTTCAAATCCTGAAAAATCGaccaaaaaacataacaaatcaCCGTTAACAATTTGCTGTGAGAGCTTAATTTCATATCAAAACGTTCTCAAGAAATAGAACAAAAAAGTATATCGGGTGGATTTGGAAACTGATTCTTTACCTTACAACCGATGGGTTTCTCGTTTACGTCTAGTCCAAGGTATTGCAGAGCTCTTGTCGCACTATCAACAACAGTAACTGAACCAAAACACAAACAACATGTCCATAAGAATTCAAGATTGAAAATAATAACGAGatattgtttttcaaaaaatgatTAATTACCTTTACAGGAAGAGACTTTGAGCAAGCGTTCTATGAATTTCCGATCAACGTGACTGTCGTCGACGGCGAGAACATGAAGAAGATCAGGTGATGTAAACTTGGAAGGATCGTTAGCCATCTCCATTTTCATCGGTAGCATAACCTCAGCCATGTGATATATTGGATCTttaagagaatagagagaagaGCAAAATTAAATGTTATACTCAAAGTTGGATGATATGGAAGAATATGATGTTTGAAACAATGGACGTTGATgagatgtatatatattcaaaagttGACAGAAAATAAAGAGGGGAACATATAAAATCGAGAGATTTTGCATATCTTTTAGATTTTGTCAACTTGctttcaaaatcttttttttgttttttttatataaatataaaaaatacatcgGTGGAAAATCGACAATTAATATAATCAAACCGATCGGTCTGGCATCGGTGCAAGATATAACCGACCCACGTGATATCATTGGATCTATCACTTCTCCGTGCTTTCATATTCAACTCTTTTATTAGTCTTGTTTCCCTTTGGATCATAATAGTATCCTTACAAACTTTGATCAGCAGAATCTTATCTCTTGTGCATCATCACAATCTCACCATTAAGAGTTAAACTGACACCAATGATACGTGTATTTAACAGTTAGAGTGGGCATGACAAGTGTAATATTTAAACTACTCTTGTTTATTCATCTTCCAGAATCAACAACTATCGTTGCTGTATAAGAGTGCTATATCCTAAACTTGAAAAGAACCTTCAAAGTTTTGTGACCCTCTAGTCATGCACACACTTTTTATTGATATTCAAACGGGATGATAACCAAAGAATCCAACCAACaaagataattttatattgagctttagagaaagaaaaaagctgctataaaaaaaagagagaaaaaaactagTAGTGGAACGAGTCCACCAAAGATATAAGCCATGTTCGGAATGTTGTCGCTAGAACGAGAGCGGCACATAAAAATACTATTAACTAATAGCTTTTTGGgacacaaaaatattttgttataagagAAAACAGTGGTGGTCGCTgatttcttcgtcttcttcctcttcttcttcttcgtcttcttcctgTTAAATTGGCTCCCGAGCAAAGACGTAGCATTTTCCATGTGATCCGGCTCACTAAAGATACAAACTTCTAGTTCCCCCTTCAAGTTGGTTTCAAACTCAACTCTTCTAGTCTTGTTTTCCTTGGGGTTGTAAAAGTATGCGTATAACAACGTTTGAGCAGAATCCAATGTCTTGGGCATTATCACAATTTCACCATCAAGAGTGACACCAGCTACAAGAGTCTTTAACATATCAGGAAGAGACATGTCAATAGTAACCTTAGACCATTCATGTTTCTCGCTGCCATGATCTTTCATAACCCACACCTCTGCTCTATCTTTGCTGTAAAACGTGCATCCTAGTTTCCCTTGGTAGTTTACTAAACTCAACTCCTCCAACTGATTCATCTCCACATCTATGGGCATCTGGATATGATCAAATCTCTCAAACCTAACGTCGAACCTCCCTAATACTAACACACTACTTGTTAATGTGCCTCCTAGGTAATAGATAATTCCATTGATGCACACACCATTACCTCTCGGCGGAGCGATATCTTCTTGAATTTCAATCTTTCTCCATTCTTGTTTATTTGGACCTCTAAATGTTATAACCATACAAGAATAATCGCATATTGTTGCCCCTTTAATAAAACGCAAGACTTTGTATTGATCCTTAACTGGATCATATCC
This genomic interval from Brassica napus cultivar Da-Ae chromosome A6, Da-Ae, whole genome shotgun sequence contains the following:
- the LOC106347863 gene encoding uncharacterized protein LOC106347863 isoform X2: MISDSITNASATSAPSARDFAKKKRNNKSAAKLKQNKLGLRREQWLSQVAVTNKVCKEEKSAKPDQRDKPVERREEDSNGGNVDVRHESFMESPSNSSMGGTDISTNFSGSSSTSSDFCSGNITEEDNGEECVDDWEALADALAAEEENLLHESVKEKESVGQSASNADDSINRDAEQDCLRMPSRKQKSNRAWRPDDNLRPQGLPNLGKQLSFPELDKRYSTVSIPSSCPICYEDLDLTDSSFLPCPCGFRLCLFCHKTICDGDGRCPGCRKPYEVQNAIKAETSVQGGGFTIRLARSSSMFCSVVCEYIKRWYRKFKYRVSIVLVWSATIHVMIIPLKV
- the LOC106347863 gene encoding uncharacterized protein LOC106347863 isoform X1, which produces MISDSITNASATSAPSARDFAKKKRNNKSAAKLKQNKLGLRREQWLSQVAVTNKVCKEEKSAKPDQRDKPVERREEDSNGGNVDVRHESFMESPSNSSMGGTDISTNFSGSSSTSSDFCSGNITEEDNGEECVDDWEALADALAAEEENLLHESVKEKESVGQSASNADDSINRDAEQDCLRMPSRKQKSNRAWRPDDNLRPQGLPNLGKQLSFPELDKRYSTVSIPSSCPICYEDLDLTDSSFLPCPCGFRLCLFCHKTICDGDGRCPGCRKPYEVQNAIKAETSVQGGGFTIRLARSSSMFCRF
- the LOC106347864 gene encoding two-component response regulator ARR6; translation: MAEVMLPMKMEMANDPSKFTSPDLLHVLAVDDSHVDRKFIERLLKVSSCKVTVVDSATRALQYLGLDVNEKPIGCKDLKVNLIMTDYSMPGMTGYELLKKIKESSAFRDVPVVVMSSENILPRIDRCLEEGAEDFLLKPVKLSDVRRIRDSLIKVEDLSFTKSINKRELETENVYSLDSSVPLQLKRTKI
- the LOC106350392 gene encoding putative F-box protein At1g32420, encoding MKKRGKENQKSLRKGHQGGEKLPQSINVPYDLAVEILSRLPVKTLARLRCVSKLWSSSIITEAIKTRALTQPRQLVVCYHRSIQSSYISSYTYPLNANTTFVAADRGGLAMSPPCRTLYQRRSTFDYAYVRGLIFYYSDSKQFAIYNPTTSQNVLLPRTVGYHKENKSFDGFSRYDPVANVAESKYYHGFFGYDPVKDQYKVLRFIKGATICDYSCMVITFRGPNKQEWRKIEIQEDIAPPRGNGVCINGIIYYLGGTLTSSVLVLGRFDVRFERFDHIQMPIDVEMNQLEELSLVNYQGKLGCTFYSKDRAEVWVMKDHGSEKHEWSKVTIDMSLPDMLKTLVAGVTLDGEIVIMPKTLDSAQTLLYAYFYNPKENKTRRVEFETNLKGELEEEDEEEEEEEDEEISDHHCFLL